A window of the Desulfobacula toluolica Tol2 genome harbors these coding sequences:
- the recJ gene encoding single-stranded-DNA-specific exonuclease RecJ: MDTILKYLEPDQEIVERLTKGLNCHPLLAKMLSARGITNIEDANFFLNPNVKNLTNPFFLKDMDKAVERIFTAIENKEKILIFGDFDADGVTSTALLSDFFEYCDANVSWYIPHRIKEGYSLQTDHIQMASDQDIDLIITVDCGVSSHEAVIKANLEDIDVIVTDHHEPGIDLPAALAVVDPKRKDCRSGLDYLAGVGVAFFLVMALRKFLRDKEFWEDIKEPNLIDYLDLFAIGSIGDMVPLINENRVLCIAGLKKIKQGTRLGLKSLADICRVDLGKIDSDDISFKLVPRINAAGRISHARICVSQLTCTDVVNAEKTASLLDQLNLKRQKIEKEIILTIEHRLLKTPDLLNKKLLFLWDDHWDPSVLGIAASKLSKKYCCPVILLSSAGEKAIGSGRSINNINIHKALTNSEHLLEKFGGHAMASGLTVKKSNLQALCQSLNRHMENFYSEKDFHKSKTIDATLDFEDINFNLAKEMDRLRPFGMANPEPVFMCKDICVASSYLIGNSHRKMVLKSAGSISQHMVEAFHFNISDPDNLPVYYPKIAFKIKINKFKTHAAQIIIEDL; encoded by the coding sequence ATGGATACCATACTCAAATATCTTGAACCGGACCAGGAAATAGTCGAACGATTAACCAAAGGTCTGAACTGCCACCCGCTTCTGGCAAAAATGCTTTCAGCCAGGGGAATCACAAATATTGAAGACGCGAACTTCTTTTTAAACCCCAATGTTAAAAATCTTACCAATCCTTTTTTTTTAAAGGATATGGACAAAGCAGTAGAACGAATTTTTACTGCAATTGAAAACAAAGAAAAGATTCTTATTTTCGGCGATTTTGATGCAGATGGCGTGACCTCTACAGCCCTGCTCAGTGATTTTTTTGAATATTGCGATGCCAATGTGTCATGGTATATCCCGCATCGCATCAAAGAAGGTTACAGCCTTCAGACAGATCATATTCAAATGGCATCGGATCAGGATATTGACCTGATCATTACGGTTGATTGCGGTGTCAGCAGTCACGAAGCCGTCATCAAAGCCAATCTTGAAGATATTGATGTCATCGTAACCGACCATCATGAGCCGGGGATTGACCTGCCTGCTGCCCTGGCAGTCGTTGATCCTAAAAGAAAAGACTGCAGGTCTGGATTAGACTATCTTGCCGGTGTGGGGGTTGCCTTTTTTCTTGTCATGGCACTTAGAAAATTCTTACGGGACAAAGAGTTCTGGGAAGACATCAAGGAACCCAATCTCATAGACTATCTTGACCTGTTTGCCATTGGAAGCATCGGGGACATGGTTCCATTAATCAATGAAAACCGTGTTCTTTGCATTGCAGGTCTAAAAAAAATCAAACAGGGAACAAGGCTTGGATTAAAATCTCTTGCTGATATCTGCCGGGTTGATCTGGGAAAAATTGATTCAGATGATATTTCATTTAAACTTGTCCCGAGAATTAATGCTGCAGGCAGGATATCTCATGCCAGAATCTGTGTTTCACAGCTGACCTGCACAGATGTTGTCAATGCGGAGAAAACAGCATCCCTTCTGGATCAGTTAAATCTCAAACGGCAAAAGATCGAAAAAGAAATTATCCTTACAATAGAACACAGGCTGTTAAAAACACCGGACTTGCTGAATAAAAAGCTTCTCTTTTTATGGGATGACCACTGGGACCCAAGTGTTCTGGGAATTGCCGCATCAAAACTGTCAAAAAAATACTGTTGTCCGGTAATTTTATTGTCCAGCGCAGGTGAAAAAGCCATTGGTTCAGGCAGGAGCATCAATAATATCAACATCCACAAAGCACTCACAAACAGCGAACACCTGCTTGAAAAATTTGGCGGCCATGCTATGGCTTCGGGCCTTACGGTTAAAAAAAGCAATTTACAGGCATTGTGTCAAAGCTTGAACCGGCATATGGAAAATTTTTATTCTGAAAAAGATTTTCACAAATCAAAGACCATTGATGCCACTCTTGATTTTGAAGATATAAATTTTAATCTGGCCAAAGAGATGGACAGATTAAGGCCTTTTGGTATGGCCAACCCTGAACCGGTTTTTATGTGTAAAGATATCTGTGTAGCCTCTTCTTATCTCATTGGAAACAGCCACAGAAAAATGGTTCTTAAAAGTGCAGGCTCAATTTCTCAACATATGGTTGAAGCTTTTCATTTTAACATCAGTGATCCTGATAACCTGCCTGTTTATTACCCGAAGATTGCCTTTAAGATTAAAATCAATAAATTCAAAACACACGCTGCCCAGATAATTATCGAAGACCTTTAG
- a CDS encoding amino acid ABC transporter substrate-binding protein, which translates to MQKKIFFLFFIAIALGSTLIFLSRKTTDPTENRAIYHNAFFSADDRLSPLQNPLDRKTINFGVSISKTGRFSVEGKNVIQGYMFWQEHVNKAGGIKIGARSYRVNIKSYDDKSNIETLKKNITKLIKEDKVDFILGPFSSDFNFAASQITEKNGIIMIASGGVSDSIFTKNQHFTFATQTSASWWFKEFFNLMSQVRPAPKTYALIMPDKLFTRSAAKGVRIWAASQKIQEVYYQIIDKQTDNFTPYLHEMASKQPDIIILTSHYQDAVNFSKQLSKIKQLKPKAVVMTIGPSETNYVQDVGDDSEGMIGIAQWAPQKSFKGPVFGTSRDYMKAFKDEYGRQPSQQNATSSACGVIFQLALEKCTALNSKELINNIRNMDVEIFYGRIKYNSRGMNIGHQMALVQIQQGKMKTIWPPQASESTINYPLHSKY; encoded by the coding sequence ATGCAAAAAAAAATATTTTTTTTATTCTTTATCGCCATAGCCCTGGGCTCCACTCTTATTTTTTTAAGCCGAAAAACAACTGATCCCACCGAAAACAGAGCAATATATCACAATGCCTTCTTTTCTGCTGATGACAGGCTTTCACCACTTCAAAACCCTTTGGACAGAAAAACAATCAATTTTGGTGTTTCAATTTCAAAAACAGGCCGGTTTTCCGTAGAAGGTAAAAATGTAATTCAAGGTTACATGTTTTGGCAGGAGCATGTAAATAAAGCCGGCGGTATTAAAATTGGAGCCCGATCATACCGGGTAAACATTAAATCTTATGATGATAAAAGTAATATTGAAACTTTAAAAAAAAATATAACCAAGCTGATAAAAGAAGATAAGGTTGACTTTATTTTAGGGCCGTTCTCCAGTGACTTTAATTTTGCCGCCAGTCAAATAACGGAAAAAAACGGTATCATCATGATAGCGTCCGGAGGTGTGTCAGACTCTATTTTTACTAAAAACCAGCATTTCACATTTGCAACTCAAACCTCAGCCAGCTGGTGGTTTAAAGAATTTTTCAACCTGATGTCACAAGTCAGACCCGCTCCCAAAACATATGCTCTGATAATGCCTGATAAGCTGTTCACCAGAAGTGCGGCCAAAGGGGTTCGAATATGGGCTGCCTCTCAAAAAATTCAAGAAGTATATTATCAAATCATTGACAAGCAAACAGATAATTTCACCCCCTATCTGCATGAAATGGCGTCAAAACAACCTGATATTATAATATTAACCAGCCATTATCAGGACGCTGTGAACTTCAGCAAACAATTGTCAAAAATAAAACAACTGAAACCAAAAGCAGTTGTCATGACCATTGGGCCTTCTGAAACAAATTATGTTCAGGATGTTGGTGATGATTCAGAAGGGATGATAGGCATTGCACAATGGGCTCCCCAAAAATCATTTAAAGGGCCTGTTTTCGGTACGTCAAGGGATTATATGAAAGCATTTAAAGACGAATACGGCCGACAGCCCAGCCAGCAGAATGCCACATCAAGTGCATGCGGAGTTATTTTTCAGCTGGCCCTGGAAAAATGTACTGCCCTGAATTCAAAAGAACTGATAAACAACATCAGAAATATGGATGTGGAAATATTTTACGGACGGATAAAATATAATTCAAGGGGAATGAATATCGGGCATCAAATGGCGCTTGTGCAAATTCAACAGGGCAAAATGAAAACCATATGGCCCCCGCAAGCATCTGAAAGCACCATTAATTATCCCCTTCACAGCAAATATTAA
- a CDS encoding DUF4198 domain-containing protein translates to MKFLNVICSTVLMFFFSFGSSYAHFGMVIPSDNMVMQDDSKQVDIQLSFSHPFEIVGMPLVKPEKFFVVKDGKQQDLNGKLQAIKVMGHDAWKTGYAIKRPGAYAFVMEPKPYWEPAEDCFIVHYTKTIVAAFGDDEGWDSELGLKTEIVPLSKPFGLYAGNVFQGIVKLDGKVVPYAEVEVEYYNKDKKAHAPTDYMVTQAVKADGNGVFTYAAPIAGWWGFAALNTSDATMMQDNQEKDIELGAVLWVKFENWQEK, encoded by the coding sequence ATGAAATTTTTAAATGTGATTTGTTCAACTGTTTTAATGTTCTTTTTTTCTTTTGGATCGTCATATGCTCATTTTGGAATGGTTATACCGTCAGATAATATGGTCATGCAGGATGATTCCAAGCAAGTTGATATCCAGCTGTCTTTTTCCCATCCCTTTGAAATAGTTGGAATGCCGCTGGTCAAGCCGGAAAAATTTTTTGTGGTCAAAGATGGTAAACAACAGGATTTGAATGGAAAACTTCAAGCAATCAAAGTCATGGGACATGACGCCTGGAAGACCGGGTATGCCATAAAAAGACCAGGTGCCTATGCCTTTGTAATGGAGCCAAAACCCTATTGGGAACCGGCTGAAGATTGCTTTATTGTTCATTATACCAAAACCATTGTGGCAGCCTTTGGTGATGACGAAGGATGGGACAGTGAACTTGGACTGAAAACTGAAATCGTGCCGTTGTCCAAGCCCTTTGGTCTGTATGCCGGAAACGTGTTTCAGGGGATTGTAAAGCTGGATGGCAAAGTTGTTCCCTATGCAGAGGTTGAAGTGGAATATTATAATAAGGATAAAAAAGCCCATGCACCAACAGATTATATGGTGACTCAGGCCGTAAAAGCCGACGGCAACGGAGTGTTTACCTATGCCGCACCAATTGCCGGATGGTGGGGGTTTGCAGCGTTAAACACATCCGATGCAACAATGATGCAGGATAATCAGGAAAAAGATATAGAGTTGGGCGCGGTTTTATGGGTAAAATTTGAGAACTGGCAGGAAAAATAA
- a CDS encoding AMP-binding protein, translated as MEMKKFYRAVMELNQMDDNEQKEKAAKAFFEKLNFMEFPEYFNWVEEVFDNIHVKERGENLALLWTDIVTKETKRYTYKEFSANGNKCLNYLRNAGVKQSDNMYMMVPIVPETWFATYAGIKGGLVSVPTATTMTMRELQYRFETYEPDVIISDQSFTDLMDEALTVTGITPKTKIVLGTKPGWTSYADIENESATAEAAKTKAHDLLFCFFTSGTTGLPKRVGHSATSYPVGHLSTSVMIGVKPDDIHHNLSAPGWAKWAWSSFFVPLNVGAAATGFNFTTLDGNQYLEAIATNKVSTFCAPPTAWRMFINMDISAYDLSCLRQSISAGEPLNPEVIIQWKKFTGTEIRDFYGQTESTAMIGNPPWMTGKMRNGSFGYPSFMYDVALIDDEGNEILTPDEPGHIVVKLDKFKSKGLFTEYIGSPEKMNQVFIDDYYYTGDRASFDADGYWWFVGRADDVIKSSDYRVGPFEVESALVEHPAIGEAAVIGKPDPKRHQLVKAYVILNQGFEPTRELALDLFKHTIAILAKFKIPRIIEFVPEVPKTISGKIRRIELREQELARLEDKEETSPNEYFYWDFPELSSKNK; from the coding sequence ATGGAAATGAAAAAATTTTACAGAGCGGTCATGGAACTCAATCAGATGGATGACAATGAACAAAAAGAAAAGGCTGCCAAAGCATTCTTTGAAAAATTAAATTTCATGGAGTTCCCTGAATATTTTAATTGGGTTGAAGAAGTTTTTGATAATATACATGTCAAAGAAAGAGGAGAAAACCTGGCACTGCTCTGGACGGATATTGTTACAAAAGAGACAAAACGCTATACATACAAAGAATTTTCAGCAAACGGAAACAAATGCCTTAACTATCTTCGAAATGCAGGCGTGAAGCAAAGCGACAATATGTACATGATGGTTCCCATTGTCCCTGAAACATGGTTTGCAACTTATGCCGGCATAAAAGGCGGGCTTGTTTCAGTGCCTACGGCTACGACCATGACCATGAGGGAACTGCAATACAGATTTGAAACCTATGAACCGGATGTTATCATCTCTGATCAGTCTTTTACCGATTTAATGGATGAGGCTTTAACCGTAACCGGGATCACCCCCAAGACAAAAATCGTACTTGGCACCAAACCGGGATGGACTAGTTATGCCGACATTGAAAATGAATCAGCAACAGCCGAGGCTGCAAAAACCAAAGCCCATGATCTTTTGTTCTGTTTTTTTACTTCCGGAACCACAGGACTTCCCAAACGGGTTGGACACAGTGCAACCTCATATCCTGTGGGGCATTTGTCCACATCCGTAATGATCGGGGTTAAACCGGATGATATCCATCACAACCTCAGTGCGCCAGGATGGGCAAAATGGGCATGGAGCAGTTTTTTTGTCCCCCTGAACGTTGGTGCGGCTGCAACAGGGTTTAATTTTACAACCCTTGACGGAAATCAATATCTGGAAGCCATAGCAACAAACAAAGTCAGCACGTTCTGTGCGCCGCCAACTGCCTGGAGAATGTTCATTAATATGGATATATCAGCATATGATCTGTCCTGTCTGCGCCAGTCCATCAGTGCGGGAGAACCCCTCAATCCAGAGGTTATCATCCAGTGGAAAAAATTCACCGGCACTGAAATCCGTGATTTTTACGGACAGACCGAATCTACGGCAATGATCGGCAATCCCCCCTGGATGACAGGAAAAATGCGTAACGGATCATTCGGATATCCGTCGTTTATGTATGATGTTGCTCTGATTGATGATGAAGGAAATGAAATTTTAACCCCTGACGAGCCCGGTCATATTGTTGTAAAACTGGATAAATTCAAATCCAAAGGCCTGTTTACAGAATATATTGGAAGCCCTGAAAAAATGAATCAGGTGTTTATTGACGATTATTACTATACCGGGGACCGCGCCTCATTTGATGCAGACGGGTACTGGTGGTTTGTAGGCCGGGCAGACGATGTGATCAAGTCCTCGGACTACCGTGTGGGTCCGTTTGAGGTTGAAAGCGCCCTGGTTGAGCATCCGGCCATTGGTGAGGCCGCTGTTATCGGAAAACCCGATCCAAAGAGGCATCAGCTTGTTAAAGCCTATGTTATCCTGAATCAGGGATTTGAGCCTACAAGGGAACTGGCCCTGGATCTGTTTAAACATACCATTGCAATTCTTGCCAAATTCAAAATTCCCAGGATCATTGAATTTGTTCCGGAGGTTCCCAAGACCATCAGCGGTAAAATAAGAAGAATAGAGCTAAGAGAACAGGAACTCGCACGACTGGAAGACAAAGAAGAAACAAGCCCCAACGAATATTTTTACTGGGATTTTCCCGAGTTAAGTTCAAAAAACAAATAA
- the cbiM gene encoding cobalt transporter CbiM, translating to MHISEGVLSGPVLAAGAAIAIAGTGLGLKKINYDRIVHVAILASSFFVASLIHVNIGPASAHLILNGIVGLLLGFAAIPAILTALLLQSILFQYGGLTALGVNVVVMGMPAVLSHYLFLPLLGKSSRLTFIAGFCAGFFSILLSSLLLGGALWFTDKNFFETSLTIIMAHVPVMIIEGIVTGFCVAFLLKVYPEIIPLKKK from the coding sequence ATGCATATTTCAGAAGGCGTTCTTTCCGGTCCGGTATTGGCTGCCGGTGCGGCAATAGCCATTGCCGGAACCGGTCTGGGACTGAAAAAAATCAATTACGACCGCATTGTTCATGTGGCTATTCTGGCCTCCTCCTTTTTTGTGGCATCACTGATCCATGTGAATATCGGACCGGCAAGCGCCCATCTGATCTTAAACGGAATTGTGGGATTGCTGCTTGGATTTGCAGCAATCCCGGCAATCCTGACGGCATTGCTGCTTCAGTCCATTCTTTTTCAATATGGCGGACTCACTGCACTAGGGGTTAATGTTGTGGTGATGGGTATGCCGGCCGTGCTGTCCCATTATCTTTTTTTGCCCCTGCTGGGAAAATCATCAAGGTTGACCTTTATTGCCGGATTTTGCGCAGGTTTTTTCTCCATATTGTTGTCATCTCTTTTGTTGGGCGGGGCTTTATGGTTCACGGATAAAAATTTTTTTGAAACCAGCCTGACCATTATCATGGCTCATGTTCCCGTCATGATCATCGAAGGAATTGTAACAGGCTTTTGTGTGGCATTCCTTTTAAAAGTTTACCCTGAAATTATACCGTTGAAGAAAAAATGA
- the map gene encoding type I methionyl aminopeptidase, whose protein sequence is MKNKAVKIGRNALCPCGSGKKYKNCCRNKKMEISIREEYKQRYDITLKEPHQIEGIKKCGDLLISILNKVEKIIKPGLKTDDINTLVHEETIKAGAIPAPLNYRGFPKSVCVSVNDVICHGIPGDRVLKDGDIVNVDITPILDGYYADASKTFFVGTPTEQGKKIVNVAAQSLKRGIEIIAPGATLGDIGHAIQSYAEAQSCSVVREFVGHGVGIDFHEQPQVLHFGRRGKGLALVPGMVITIEPMINLGKRDLHVLEDRWTAVTNDGSLSAQFEQTIVVTETGWESLTPYEL, encoded by the coding sequence ATGAAAAACAAAGCTGTAAAAATCGGAAGAAATGCCCTTTGCCCATGTGGAAGCGGAAAAAAATATAAAAACTGCTGCCGAAATAAAAAAATGGAAATAAGCATAAGAGAAGAATACAAACAAAGATATGATATCACTTTAAAAGAACCCCACCAGATAGAAGGCATTAAAAAATGTGGAGACCTTTTAATATCTATTCTCAATAAGGTTGAGAAAATTATAAAACCAGGACTCAAGACAGACGATATCAATACCCTGGTTCATGAGGAAACCATTAAGGCAGGTGCAATTCCGGCACCGTTAAATTACCGGGGTTTTCCGAAAAGTGTCTGTGTTTCGGTCAATGACGTCATTTGCCACGGCATTCCCGGAGATCGTGTTTTAAAAGATGGTGATATTGTCAATGTGGATATAACCCCGATATTGGACGGGTATTATGCTGATGCCAGTAAAACATTTTTTGTGGGAACACCAACTGAACAAGGAAAAAAAATCGTCAATGTTGCAGCCCAGTCTTTGAAAAGAGGGATTGAAATTATTGCTCCGGGAGCTACACTGGGGGATATTGGCCATGCCATCCAAAGCTATGCAGAGGCTCAGAGCTGTTCTGTGGTTCGAGAGTTTGTCGGTCACGGTGTGGGCATTGATTTTCATGAGCAGCCCCAGGTTCTTCATTTCGGAAGAAGGGGAAAGGGTCTTGCCCTGGTTCCGGGTATGGTCATTACCATTGAACCCATGATTAATCTGGGCAAAAGAGATCTCCATGTGCTTGAAGACCGGTGGACGGCCGTTACCAATGACGGTTCCTTGTCTGCCCAGTTTGAACAGACCATAGTTGTAACTGAAACAGGATGGGAAAGTCTTACGCCTTATGAGCTTTAA
- the miaB gene encoding tRNA (N6-isopentenyl adenosine(37)-C2)-methylthiotransferase MiaB, with protein sequence MKYSGYAYVYTIGCQMNVYDSEKLALILSSYGFEKTDDLDKADIVVCNTCSIRHKAEEKAFSFLGRFAKIKKKKPHLITVMAGCVAQQEGKKAFERIPHLDIVLGTQAFSRFGKHIDAVKSGKLRVVDIEDSSMIYEAMPDSTCFDENKISRFVTIMQGCENFCTYCVVPYVRGRERSRDPEKIVEEITLLAESGVREVTLLGQNVNSYGQKEGRISFPQLLARINEIKGIHRIRFATSHPKDLSMDLIYAIRDLDKVCNHLHLPVQSGSNQVLKKMNRGYTREKYINRIYDLKKQCPDIALSTDMIVGFPSESKNDFYDTMNLLREIEFDSIFAFAYSNRSSAPAAKFPNQIDEKEKLDRLNQLLALQEQFTEKKNKDLVGKVLEVLVEGKSGKKRDGFEQIGKNLEQMTGRSESNKIVHFPSEHAKIGDRINIRIKDAYPHSLWGHPVGDCEYR encoded by the coding sequence ATGAAGTATAGCGGATATGCGTATGTTTATACAATTGGCTGCCAGATGAATGTCTATGATTCTGAAAAATTAGCCTTGATACTTAGTTCTTACGGGTTTGAAAAAACCGATGATTTGGATAAAGCCGATATTGTGGTTTGCAATACCTGTTCGATCCGGCACAAGGCAGAAGAAAAAGCATTTAGTTTTTTGGGCAGGTTTGCCAAAATCAAAAAGAAAAAACCCCATCTGATAACGGTCATGGCAGGATGTGTGGCCCAGCAGGAGGGCAAAAAAGCGTTTGAGCGGATTCCGCATCTTGATATAGTTTTAGGCACTCAGGCCTTTTCAAGGTTTGGCAAGCATATTGATGCGGTTAAATCCGGTAAGTTGAGAGTAGTTGATATTGAAGACTCGTCCATGATTTATGAAGCCATGCCGGACAGCACCTGTTTTGATGAAAATAAAATTTCCAGGTTTGTCACTATTATGCAGGGGTGTGAAAATTTTTGTACCTATTGTGTGGTTCCCTATGTCCGGGGCAGGGAAAGAAGCCGTGATCCGGAAAAAATAGTGGAAGAGATAACTTTGCTTGCCGAATCAGGTGTCAGGGAAGTCACCCTTTTGGGACAAAATGTCAATTCTTACGGACAAAAAGAAGGCAGGATCTCTTTTCCTCAACTTCTGGCCAGGATCAATGAAATCAAAGGAATTCATCGGATACGATTTGCCACGTCACACCCAAAGGATCTTTCCATGGACTTGATTTATGCAATCCGTGATCTTGATAAAGTTTGCAACCATCTTCATCTGCCTGTACAGTCGGGTTCAAATCAGGTTTTAAAAAAAATGAACCGGGGGTATACACGGGAAAAATATATTAACAGGATTTATGACCTGAAAAAGCAATGTCCTGATATTGCGCTTTCAACGGATATGATTGTCGGGTTTCCTTCGGAAAGTAAAAATGATTTTTATGATACAATGAATCTGTTGCGTGAGATTGAATTTGATTCCATATTCGCGTTTGCGTATTCAAACCGTTCATCCGCACCTGCCGCCAAGTTTCCCAATCAGATTGACGAGAAAGAAAAACTTGACAGATTAAATCAGTTGTTGGCATTACAAGAGCAGTTTACTGAAAAAAAGAACAAAGACTTGGTCGGCAAGGTATTGGAAGTCCTTGTTGAGGGAAAAAGCGGAAAAAAACGGGACGGGTTTGAACAAATCGGTAAAAATCTGGAACAGATGACCGGAAGAAGTGAGTCCAATAAAATCGTGCATTTTCCATCCGAACATGCCAAAATAGGCGATAGGATCAATATTAGAATTAAAGATGCTTATCCCCATTCATTATGGGGACATCCTGTTGGAGATTGTGAGTATAGATGA
- the cbiQ gene encoding cobalt ECF transporter T component CbiQ: protein MIEEKFASGRSFIHRLDPKIRIIASIVLSVATALCDNLNLAMIYFGISMILIAMARLNPVDVLKRLKPLFWFLLMIWIILPLTFDGDPLYQYYGLKITQPGVLLCCKITIKSITILLFFTALIATMTIASLGNGLHRIHVPDKMVFLILMSYRYISVIEAEYRRLLRAAKFRGFQPGTNLHSYKTFAYLAGMLFVRASVRAQRVYQAMLCRGFNQKFHTLDVYPSNRLNSSFLIIVSAASLSLVIIEIIWV, encoded by the coding sequence ATGATAGAAGAAAAATTTGCATCAGGCCGGTCTTTTATCCACCGGCTGGATCCCAAAATACGCATCATTGCTTCGATTGTCTTGTCTGTTGCCACAGCTCTTTGTGATAATTTAAATCTTGCAATGATTTATTTTGGTATTTCAATGATTTTAATTGCAATGGCAAGATTGAATCCGGTTGATGTTCTCAAACGGTTAAAACCCCTTTTCTGGTTTTTGTTGATGATCTGGATCATTCTTCCGCTAACCTTTGACGGAGATCCCCTGTATCAATATTATGGCTTGAAAATAACACAACCCGGTGTTCTATTGTGCTGCAAGATAACCATCAAATCCATCACCATATTGCTTTTTTTTACAGCCCTTATTGCCACAATGACCATAGCTTCCCTTGGAAACGGACTTCATAGAATTCATGTGCCTGATAAGATGGTTTTTTTGATCCTGATGTCCTACCGGTACATATCCGTTATTGAGGCGGAATACAGACGGCTTTTGCGGGCAGCTAAATTCAGGGGATTTCAACCCGGAACCAATCTGCATTCCTATAAAACATTTGCTTATCTGGCCGGTATGCTTTTTGTCAGGGCATCTGTCAGAGCCCAGAGAGTTTATCAGGCCATGTTGTGCCGTGGATTCAATCAAAAATTTCATACCCTTGACGTTTACCCGTCAAATAGATTAAACTCCAGCTTTTTAATAATTGTATCTGCGGCAAGCTTAAGTCTTGTCATAATTGAAATTATCTGGGTTTAA
- a CDS encoding energy-coupling factor ABC transporter ATP-binding protein: protein MDHLNLEIKKGDRIGMMAPNGSGKTTLLHTIMGLCKPDSGTITVFGNVLKNEKDFLPVRSKIGLLFQDSDDQLFCPTVLDDVAFGPLNLGFSQHDAIEIARKTLERLGIPSFEQSVTHRLSGGQKRLVALAAVLAMEPEILLLDEPTAGLDNMVQEKLINILNGLDISYFVISHEFDFVKAVTDKIYSMENGRILTDDKIHIHRHEHIHKHGKQPHIHK from the coding sequence TTGGATCATCTGAATCTTGAAATAAAAAAAGGTGACAGGATTGGAATGATGGCTCCCAACGGGTCAGGCAAAACAACTTTGCTGCATACGATCATGGGGCTTTGCAAACCTGATTCCGGAACAATAACAGTGTTTGGTAATGTGTTAAAAAATGAAAAAGATTTTTTACCGGTTCGATCCAAAATAGGTTTATTGTTTCAGGATTCTGATGATCAATTGTTTTGTCCGACCGTGCTGGATGATGTGGCATTTGGGCCTTTAAACCTTGGCTTTTCACAACATGATGCAATTGAAATTGCAAGAAAAACCCTTGAAAGACTTGGAATTCCGTCTTTTGAACAAAGCGTGACCCATCGGCTGTCCGGCGGACAAAAACGGCTTGTGGCACTGGCTGCAGTGCTTGCCATGGAACCTGAAATCCTGTTGCTTGATGAACCCACTGCCGGCCTGGACAATATGGTTCAAGAAAAATTAATCAACATTCTCAATGGTCTTGATATATCTTACTTTGTGATTTCACATGAGTTTGATTTTGTTAAAGCAGTGACAGATAAAATATATTCCATGGAAAACGGCAGAATTTTAACTGATGATAAAATTCACATCCATCGCCATGAGCATATTCACAAGCACGGCAAACAACCTCATATTCATAAATGA
- a CDS encoding DUF4911 domain-containing protein — protein MKTVHKEYIVDKTKIGFIRFILEAHEGVAIATTLDSQKGHIRLAIAPDRMESAQMIVEDLKKDFLFNEV, from the coding sequence ATGAAAACGGTTCATAAAGAGTATATAGTTGATAAAACCAAGATAGGATTTATCCGGTTTATTTTAGAAGCCCATGAAGGTGTGGCTATTGCCACAACCCTGGATTCTCAAAAAGGTCATATCAGGCTTGCCATTGCACCTGATCGCATGGAGTCTGCCCAAATGATCGTTGAAGATTTAAAAAAGGATTTTTTGTTTAATGAAGTATAG